The genomic window AAGCCGCAGGCTTTCAACCGCTCCAGGCACTCACGAACCGAAATGCCCGCATTGCCGGCAATCCAGTGGATCTCAACGGCGGTCATGCCCTGTAGAAGAACGCCGGGCAGCATTTCTCGGGCGAGTGAAAAAAGATCCTCGTAATATTTCATATCGAGTTCGGGAATCATGCCACCCACGATGTGGAGATCGGTCAGGTTCCAGTTTTGAGCCTTTTCCAGGCTCTTTCGGGCATCCTCCAACGAGGTGACGTAGGCATCCTCCGCATTATCCGGCCGCCAGAACGAGCAAAGCTTGCATTTGACCACGCACAGGTTGGTCGGGTTCAGGTTATGGCTATGCACATAGTAGGTTTTGTTTCCGTGGCGGGCCTGGCGGATGGCATCGGCGCGCGCCATCAACTCCGCCGTCGGCATGTTCTGCAGCATATCCAGCGCTTCGGCATCGCTGATCCGGGGTTGCGAATATTCACTCATTCAATCAGGCCTCAAAGTTAAGTAGAACCAATTTGGTATAGATTTGCGCAATTGACCACCCCAAAATCCGTTAAGATTTTGAAATGGCCGAGAATCATCCATTTTCTGGCAATTCAGTCAACATTATGAAACACCCGCTGTCCATAGGTATTAGGAGGCGCAACATGAATATTGAATTAATGAGGGAATTCTTCGGTTGGATGACCCTGATCAACCTGGGGCTCTACATCTGGACGGCGGTCATGTGCTTTTTTTGCAAGGGCATGATCTACCGGACGCACGGAAAAATGTTCCGGCTGACACCAGAGGCCATCAACGCTTTCCTGTATGGTTATCTGGGCGTATACAAGATTTTCTTCATCGCCTTCAACCTCGTCCCCTGGCTCGCATTGGTGCTCATGACCTGAAGACATGCCAACCCGGAGTTAAGATTGAAGGAACAAGGTTGGCCCAACTCAGTCCATTCGCACTCTGGCTCGGTAGCAGCGGTTTGATGTGTCGGCTGAATCGGAGAAATGAATCAAACCATTGATCCCCGTCCGGTTCGTCGTGAGTGTATTCCAGGTGGGAACATTTAGGGAGTCGCAGTATTCGATGTCATAAACCCGCCCCGTAACCGTATCGACGGAAAACCCGAACCGATAGAACCCGTTAGAATTTGTTACATCCACTCCCTCAACCCTGAAATAGGTTGAGCTGTCCATTAATCCGGTTCCGGCAATGTATTCATTTAAGTCTGTGGCGCCATCCGAGTCGGTGTCCGTCGACAAGGCATCCGAACCAACCACCAAGAGTTCGACATAGTCATCCAGGCCATCGCCATCGGTATCGCTTGAATATGGATCGGTTCCTGCACGAACCTCCTCCGCATCCGTTATTTGATCAAAATCCGAATCGAGCGGGTTGTCGAACTGCACAAACACTTCATCCAAGATTTGCCCTTGGTCGCCGGACAGTACGGCATAAAGTAATTCCGATGGAGCACCTAGGGCACCAGCTCCGAACCACCTGTTGGAAAAGGCAACGGAACCCCCCGGTGCCACCCCGCTTGAACCAACGGTTTCCAGCAAGTTGGTTCCGCCGGAAGCAGGGTGCAATTGAAATGCCAGTTCAAATGTTCCCGTTGCAGTTTCCAGGCCACGGTTTGTGACCACTGCATCGATTTGGTGCCAGCCATCGCCTAGCGGGGTTGCCTCAAGGAAGTCGATTTCGAGAACGGCTCCAGGTAGCGTCCAACGGGTTTCATTATTCGCGCGGTTCGCATCCGGGCATACCCCATCCGGATCAATCACTGCCAGAACCTCATTCCATTCAAAGTCGGGACTGGTCAACCATTCCAGCGAAACGCACTGCCTTCCGCCACCCGGCAAAAACCCGATTGAGATATCTTGGAGCGCCCCGTTCGTGGGATCCCCAACATAAAACCTTACAAGGACATTCGACACCCCACTGCAACCATGGTTGACGACCCAGCTTTGAAGGGTAATGTAGTCGCCCACTTCCACTGGTGGACTAGACACAATCGCGCTGGCCGAAAAGGCCACATCAGACTCGATCCCATAGTCCAGCACACACAGGTCGGTTTGATCGACCTGGGGGGCAT from Pontiella desulfatans includes these protein-coding regions:
- a CDS encoding DUF6868 family protein translates to MNIELMREFFGWMTLINLGLYIWTAVMCFFCKGMIYRTHGKMFRLTPEAINAFLYGYLGVYKIFFIAFNLVPWLALVLMT